A single Leguminivora glycinivorella isolate SPB_JAAS2020 chromosome 25, LegGlyc_1.1, whole genome shotgun sequence DNA region contains:
- the LOC125239093 gene encoding uncharacterized protein LOC125239093 isoform X2 — translation MEKSEEERRALVARRGAKKAALTRIKNKMDSTYVNDIEMLKLMIERAQEAFDGYEQLTLDVGDQEDPEPIETTYFECVAAMRNRIVELSGPGPTSSDARSVAPATPHVSSKLKLPNIEMQTFSESRALALENSEGRGDTASGAASKVAVAKAASSSFVTTKPSQDCLYCVPVVAA, via the exons ATGGAGAAATCCGAAGAAGAGCGTCGTGCGCTTGTAGCGCGCCGGGGCGCTAAAAAAGCAGCGCTAACGAggattaaaaacaaaatggactcGACCTACGTCAATGACATCGAGATGTTGAAATTGATGATAGAGAGGGCCCAGGAGGCATTCGATGGCTATGAGCAGCTCACACTGGATGTAGGAGACCAGGAGGATCCCGAACCCATCGAAACCACATACTTCGAGTGTGTCGCCGCGATGCGAAATCGCATCGTAGAGTTGTCTGGACCTGGACCCACCTCTTCAGACGCTAGATCGGTAGCGCCAGCGACGCCCCACGTATcttctaaattaaaattacctaATATAGAGATGCAAACTTTCTCAG AAAGTCGGGCACTTGCCCTAGAGAACAGTGAGGGACGGGGTGATACAGCAAGCGGTGCTGCGAGTAAGGTAGCTGTAGCTAAGGCAGCTTCATCATCGTTTGTCACTACTAAACCATCCCAGGACTGCCTATACTGTG TGCCTGTTGTCGCAGCCTGA
- the LOC125239093 gene encoding uncharacterized protein LOC125239093 isoform X1, which yields MSNFWHTEKVPEIYAEHTSEQQQCEKLFTETVKLEDNQFTVSLPLKIPIYDVNNTLGDSFGLALKRFYNLEKRFQKDQMLYDGYKDFIHEYIDLGHGSYVDISSYDLNKDPVYFMGHSAVLRPDAVSTKLRVVFDGSMLTSNKISLNNILMNGPIVQQELFDILLSFRVHKYFIACDIRRMFRNILIQKEQRSLQNILWRDTPNESIKCIQLNTVSYGMKSSSYLSTKCLNELATRFERQYPLASSAILNSTYVDDIIHTENSLAKIVDTQNQLIELLAKGSFTLHKWAANDPSILTNIPVEQQVVGELELNKDIKTLGLKLDIDSDSFKLSCPMSKNVPKTKRQILSYISQFYDPLGLAGPVFVQAKIIMQKLTQSCTDWDSEPSPMLFKEWLDFYNDLQAMKEIKIKRNVTVDNIQSAQLVAFGDASVSAYGTAIYLRVTDKHGKVSMSLLCSKSRIASKDKKLTVPRLELNASLLMAKLCLRAYNTLSKKISIESVHLFSDSQVVLAWQKTDPTKLNAYVANRVKLINEYTKGFQWLYIKTDLNPSDCLSRGVQPSELQGNQLWWCGPACMSDPEYKFTDDCKNVPDNLPEIKHADGSKPVCMASYQSVSLANDLLDKFSNINKAVNVLAYIQRFCKNVRLGSQKVKLNFITFSEATQALHLIIKNEQEKFFDKELASLRAGRQVASYLLSVNPFIDANGILRVGGRLQHSSLPYSQKHQIILPKESRVTHLIIENEHLKLLHASQKEVLSNLSQRYYIVNGLRLVKKFVNKCLTCFRLKGVTAKQLMGSLPAGRVNIDRAFAKVGIDFAGPILIKQSRVRSVITTKGYIAVYVCFVTKAVHLELVSDLTTDTFLASFKRFIARRNVPTEVYCDNAATFKSASTQLSELYKLNNNRCHQMQVQNVTAKLGTTFHFIPSYSPVFGALWEAAVKSLKYHLKRMLGSHVLTYELLYTLLVQIEGILNSRPITPMSSDTEDLSYLTPGHFLTGAPLTCYPEQDITNLPDNRLKFWRKCTALQQHFWRYWSKQYLNVLQNRPKWKTALPNIKVGALVILREIDTPPMTWPMARVTKVFPGQDGKVRALEVKKANGKVHTTSITKVCILPLDE from the coding sequence ATGTCCAATTTTTGGCATACAGAAAAAGTACCTGAAATATATGCGGAACATACATCTGAACAACAGCAGTGCGAAAAATTGTTCACTGAAACTGTCAAACTAGAAGATAATCAATTTACAGTTTCTTTGCCATTGAAAATACCTATCTATGATGTGAACAATACATTAGGAGATTCATTTGGGCTAGCTCTTAAAAGATTCTATAATCTAGAAAAGAGATTTCAGAAGGATCAGATGTTGTATGACGGGTATAAGGATTTCATACATGAATATATTGATTTAGGTCATGGATCATATGTTGACATTTCCTCATATGATCTTAATAAAGATCCTGTCTATTTTATGGGACATTCAGCTGTTTTGAGGCCCGATGCAGTCTCTACAAAGCTTCGTGTGGTTTTTGACGGATCAATGCTAACAAGCAATAAGATTTCActgaataatattttaatgaatGGCCCAATTGTTCAGCAGGAGTTATTTGACATACTGTTGTCTTTCAGGGTACACAAGTATTTCATTGCTTGTGACATTAGGCGTATGTTCCGCAATATATTAATTCAAAAAGAGCAGCGTTCTTTGCAAAACATTCTTTGGCGAGACACTCCAAATGAGTCAATAAAGTGTATTCAATTAAACACTGTCTCCTATGGCATGAAGTCATCTAGTTATCTTTCAACAAAATGCCTGAATGAGCTGGCCACAAGATTTGAGAGGCAATATCCTCTGGCCAGTTCGGCAATACTTAACTCGACCTATGTAGATGACATCATACATACAGAGAATAGCTTGGCAAAGATTGTTGACACACAAAACCAATTGATAGAATTACTTGCTAAAGGTAGTTTTACTTTGCATAAATGGGCAGCCAATGACCCTTCAATTTTGACAAACATTCCAGTAGAACAGCAGGTTGTTGGGGAACTGGAACTCAATAAGGACATCAAAACTTTGGGTTTAAAGTTAGATATTGACTCTGATTCTTTTAAACTTTCATGTCCAATGTCAAAAAATGTCCCTAAGACAAAAAGGCAAATTTTAAGCTATATAAGCCAGTTTTATGACCCGTTAGGTCTAGCTGGACCCGTTTTTGTCCAAGCAAAAATAATCATGCAAAAGTTGACTCAGTCTTGTACTGACTGGGACTCTGAGCCCTCACCAATGCTATTTAAAGAATGGCTAGATTTTTACAATGATTTGCAGGCAATGAAAGAGATTAAAATCAAACGAAATGTTACTGTTGACAATATTCAGTCTGCTCAGCTTGTAGCATTTGGTGATGCCTCAGTTTCTGCATATGGGACTGCTATTTATCTAAGAGTCACTGACAAGCATGGTAAAGTATCTATGTCTCTTCTTTGTTCTAAGAGTCGCATTGCATCTAAAGACAAGAAATTGACTGTGCCACGATTAGAATTAAATGCATCACTTTTAATGGCAAAATTATGCTTGAGAGCATACAATACATTAAGTAAGAAGATTTCTATTGAAAGTGTGCATCTTTTCAGTGATTCTCAGGTTGTTCTGGCATGGCAAAAAACGGATCCAACAAAGTTAAATGCTTATGTTGCTAATAGAGTCAAATTAATCAACGAATATACAAAGGGTTTTCAATGGTTGTATATAAAAACTGACCTCAATCCCTCTGACTGTTTGAGTCGAGGTGTACAACCCAGCGAACTACAAGGTAACCAACTGTGGTGGTGTGGTCCAGCTTGCATGTCTGATCCAGAGTATAAATTCACCGATGACTGTAAGAATGTACCTGACAACTTACCGGAGATCAAGCATGCAGATGGATCCAAGCCGGTGTGCATGGCATCATATCAATCGGTTTCTCTTGCAAATGATTTGTTAGATAAGTTTTCTAACATTAATAAGGCAGTAAATGTGCTTGCTTATATACAAAGGTTCTGTAAAAATGTGAGGTTGGGTTCACAAAAAGTTAAGCTTAATTTCATTACATTTAGCGAGGCCACTCAGGCATTgcatttaattataaaaaatgaaCAGGAAAAGTTCTTTGATAAAGAGCTAGCCTCATTGCGGGCAGGTAGGCAAGTTGCATCATATTTGCTGTCTGTCAATCCCTTCATTGATGCTAATGGCATTCTCAGAGTAGGTGGACGTTTGCAACATTCTTCCTTACCTTATAGTCAAAAGCATCAGATAATCTTACCTAAAGAGTCTAGGGTGACTCACCTTATTATTGAAAATGAACATTTGAAGCTGTTACATGCCAGTCAAAAAGAAGTGCTTAGCAATTTAAGTCAACGCTATTATATAGTAAATGGTTTGCGATTGGTAAAAAAGTTTGTAAATAAATGTCtcacatgttttagactaaaaGGTGTAACCGCAAAACAGCTGATGGGTTCATTGCCCGCTGGTAGGGTCAACATAGACCGTGCGTTTGCTAAGGTTGGCATAGACTTTGCGGGACCAATCCTAATAAAGCAGTCAAGAGTGAGAAGTGTCATCACTACAAAAGGTTACATTGCTGTGTATGTGTGCTTCGTTACCAAAGCAGTACATTTAGAGTTGGTGTCAGATCTGACTACTGATACATTCTTGGCTAGCTTCAAACGTTTCATTGCAAGACGTAATGTTCCAACCGAGGTTTATTGTGACAATGCTGCTACTTTTAAGTCAGCTAGTACTCAGTTGTCTGagctatataaattaaataataatagatgtcATCAAATGCAAGTTCAAAATGTAACTGCCAAATTGGGAACAACATTCCATTTCATACCTAGTTACTCCCCTGTCTTCGGAGCCTTATGGGAAGCGGCGGTGAAAAGTTTGAAATACCATCTGAAAAGAATGTTGGGCTCACATGTTTTAACATATGAATTATTATACACACTACTTGTTCAAATTGAAGGTATTTTGAACAGTAGGCCGATAACGCCAATGTCATCAGATACAGAGGATCTTTCCTACTTAACGCCGGGGCATTTTTTAACCGGTGCTCCCTTAACTTGCTATCCTGAGCAGGATATCACGAACTTACCTGATAATAGATTAAAGTTTTGGCGGAAATGCACTGCATTGCAGCAACACTTTTGGCGATATTGGTCTAAACAATACCTAAATGTCTTGCAAAACCGTCCTAAATGGAAGACTGCTTTGCCTAATATTAAAGTAGGTGCTCTAGTTATCTTGCGTGAAATAGATACTCCACCTATGACTTGGCCTATGGCTAGAGTAACCAAGGTTTTTCCAGGTCAGGATGGGAAGGTAAGAGCCTTAGAAGTAAAAAAGGCAAATGGTAAAGTGCATACAACTTCTATTACCAAAGTTTGTATACTGCCTTTAgatgaataa